gagaaaaggacccttactaactctagtgttatatctgaaatccttcatattgTTAcgaatacatgtgtttgtgtccacatggttcgtatatgtgtcttggtgtatctctgtgtatgacgtgtcctgggtgtagggagcggcttctatcggcccggatctcaccctccctgaccgtgttgattgccttagtaatcatgtcttgacccagaccttgaccagccctgtaacacccaaacgtcaggtcgacggcgtcagctcaacggcgtcaggtccaaccatgggaactgctACGGTATGTCGTCACGTGCGCTCGCTGCCGgtgtggacaaaggaacagaggaggctggatgcacgccacatgtgtaggccggaccttaggcctccttcagccaatcaagtcgaggagagggcgtgacaaccagtctcttgacctatcaagggcaattgtgtcattgtgacctatagtagaactaggtggcgggtcgaggcgtggccagctgttcctgccttgttggtcattcagataaaagctcagacgatcgtctgagaccttgattccttcacctGTGTCGAGCCCAActaaaggtaatgtaggctttccctgtctcgaaccccgtagccaccgctgccctaggttgtaagatgttactgtgtcccgtcaagtatgactaggttgtaagatgtttactgtgtcatgccaagcttaactaagtgtaatgatatgttactgtgtcaagtcaagcttaactaagtataacaatgatgttactgtgttgcgtcaggttagctaagtgcaacgattgttactgtgtcacgtcagaatctaactaaatgtaatgctatcgagcaaagtgtcaacggaaagagatctcctggtttgaaatcttatctggaattgttaacatatgttcaatgttaaactcatgttcagtgttaacgtaaatgattcgtgcctgatttatgtgttcaccttgtacatttgaattcttttcattataagtaattctaaccttgatgtttgtttaaccctataacgttaagatagcgttatcctgagttgtgctatattacaaatctaccgtccttgcaaagacgaggaccagtagagtatttgtaacatatatatgttgctggcgaccttgctataataagtgctgagttcgtaacaatataaattggcgaccctgccaggatatattatatttgaattcgtaacaatatcactgactgggtggcaaaaaacaccacaggtccgtacctgtgtcgattttagtctcagaaaagcgccctgaaacattttggtattttatttcaactactttatttgactgcctggatgccaaaaaacaccacaggtccgtacctgtgtggattttaggcttagaaaaaaaccctgaatcactttacattttatctcaacaacttcattttaccactttgatgccaaaaaacaccacaggtccgtacctgtgtcgattttagtctcagaaaagcgccctgaatcattttggcattttatctcaactactttatttgactgcctggatgccataaaacaccacaggtccgtacctgtgtcgattttagtctcagaaaagcgccctgaatcattttggtattttatctcaactactttatctgactacctggattccaaaaaacaccacaagtccgtacctgtgtggattttaggcttagaaaaaaaccctgaattactttaacattttatctcaacaacttcattttaccactttgatgccaaaaaacaccacagatccgtacctgtgtcgattttagtctcagaaaagcgccctgaatcattttggtattttatctcaactactttatttgactgcctgtatgccataaaacaccacaggtccgtacctgtgtggattttaggcttagaaaaaaaccctaaaTCACtttacattttatctcaacaacttcattttaccactttgatgccaaaaaacaccacaggtccgtacctgtgtcgattttagtctcaaaagcgccctgaatcattttggcattttatctcaactactttatttgactgcctggatgccataaaacaccacaggtccgtacctgtgtcgattttactctcagaaaagcgccctgaatcattttggtattttatcgcaactactttatctgactgcctgtatgccaaaaaacaccacaggtccgtacctgtgttggttttagtgtgagaataggacccttactaactctagtgttatatctgaaatccttcatttcactgcctgggtagaaaaaaacaccacaggtccgtacgtctgtcgattttagtctcagaaaagcgccctgaatcattttggtattttatctcaactactttatctgactgcctggatgccaaaaaacaccacaggtccgtacctgtgtggattttaggcttcgAAAAAACCcttgaatcactttaacattttatctcagcaacttcattttaccactttgatgccaaaaaacaccacaggtccgtacctgtgtcgattttagtctcagaaaagcgccctgaatcattttggtattttatctcaactactttaattgactgcctggatgccataaaacaccacaggtccgtacctgtgttggttttagggtgagaaaaggacccttactaactctagtgttatatctgaaatccttcatttcactgcctgggtggcaaaaaacaccacaggtccgtacctgtgtcgattttagtctcagaaaagcgccctgaatcattttggtattgtatctcaactactttatttcactgcctggatgccaaaaaacaccacaggtccgtacctgtgtggattttaggcttagaaaaaaaccctgaattactttaacattttatctcaacaacttcattttaccactttgatgccaaaaaacaccacaggtccgtacctgtgtcgattttagtctcagaaaagcgccctgaatcattttggtattttatctcaactactttatttgactgcctggatgccaaaaaacaccacaggtccgtacctgtgtggattttaggcttagaaaaaaccctgaatcactttaacattttatctcaacaacttcattttaccactttgatgccaaaaaacaccacaggtccgtacctgtgtcgattttagtctcagaaaagcgccctgaatcattttggtattttatctcaactactttatctgactgcctggatgccataaaacaccacaggtccgtacctgtgttggttttagtgtgagaaaaggacccttactaactctagtgttatatctaaaatccttcatttcactgcctgggtggcaaaaaacaccacaggtccgtacctgtgtcgattttagtctcagaaaagcgccctgaatcattttggtattttatctcaactactttatttgactgcctggatgccaaaaaacaccacaggtccgtacctgtgtggattttacgcttagaaaaaaacccttaatcactttaacattttatctcaacaacttcattttaccactttgatgccaaaaaacaccacaggtccgtacctgtgtcgattttagtctcagaaaagcgccctgaatcattttggtattttatctcaactactttatttgactgcctggatgccagaaaacaccacaggtccgtacctgtgtagaTTTTTgccttagaaaaaaaccctgtatTACTTCAactttttatctcaacaacttcattttaccactctgatgccaaaaaacaccacaggtccatacctgtgtcaattttaatctcagaaaagcgccctgaatcattttggtattttatctcaactactttatttgactgcctggatgccataaaacaccacaggtccgtacctgtgttggatTTAGGGTGaaaaaaggacccttactaactctagtgttatatctgaaatccttcatttcactgcctgggtaccaaaaaacactacaggtccgtacctgtgttgattttagtctcagaaaagcgccctgaatcattttggtattttatctcaactactttatttgactgcctggatgccaaaaaacaccacaggtccgtacctgtgtggattttaggcttagaaaaaacccatgaatcactttaacattttatctcagcaacttcattttaccactttgatgccaaaaaacaccacaggtccgtacctgtgtcgattttagtctcagaaaagcgccctgaatcattttggtattttatctcaactactttaattgactgcctggatgccataaaacaccacaggtccgtacctgtgttggttttagtgtgagaaaaggacccttactaactctagtgttatatctgaaatccttcatttcactgcctgggtagcaaaaaacaccacaggtccgtacctgtgtcgattttagtctcagaaaagcgccctgaatcattttggtattgtatctcaactactttatttcactgcctggatgccaaaaaacaccacaggtccgtacctgtgtggattttaggcttagaaaaaaaccctgaattactttaacattttatctcaacaacttcattttaccactttgatgccaaaaaacaccacaggtccgtacctgtgtgattttagtctcagaaaagctccctgaattattttggtattttatctcaactactttatctgactgcctggatgcaaaaaaacaccacagatcccgtacctgtgtggatttaggcttagaaaaaacgcctgaattactttaaaacattgtatctcaacatcttcattttaccactttgatgccaagaaacaccacaggtccgtacctgtgtcgattttagtctcagaaaagcgccctgaatcattttggtattttatctcaactactttatctgactgcctggatgccataaaacaccacaggtccgtacctgtgttggttttagggtgagaaaaggacccttactaactctagtgttatatctgaaatccttcatttcactgcctgggtaccaaaaaacaccacaggtccgttcctgtgtcaattttagtctcagaaaagcgccctgaatcattttggtattttatctcaactactttatttgactgcctgattgccaaaaaacaccacaggtccgtacctgtgttgattttagtctcagaaaagcaccctgaatcattttggtattttatctcaactactttatttgactgcctggatgccaaaaaacaccacaggtccgtacctgtgtggattttaggcttagaaaaaacccatgaatcactttaacattttatctcagcaacttcattttaccactttgatgccaaaaaacaccacaggtccgtacctgtgtcgattttagtctcagaaaagcgccctgaatcattttggtattttatctcaactactttaattgactgcctggatgccataaaacaccataggtccgtacctatgttgcttttagggtgagaaaaggacccttactaactctagtgttatatctgaaatccttcatttcactgcctaggtggcaaaaaacaccagaggtccgtacctttgtcgattttagtctcagaaaagcaccctgaatcattttggtattgtatctcaactactttatttcactgcctggatgccaaaaaacaccacaggtccgtacctgtgtggattttaggcttagaaaaaaaccctgaattactttaacattttatctcaacaacttcattttaccactttgatgccaaaaaacaccacaggtccgtacctgtgttgattttagtctcagaaaagcaccctgaatcattttggtattttatctcaactactttatttgactgcctggatgccaaaaaacaccacaggtccgtacctgtgtggattttaggcttagaaaaaacccatgaatcactttaacattttatctcagcaacttcattttaccactttgatgccaaaaaacaccacaggtccgtacctgtgtcgattttagtctcagaaaagcgccctgaatcattttggtattttatctcaactactttaattgactgcctggatgccataaaacatcacaggtccgtacctgtgttggttttagtgtgagaaaaggacccttactaactctagtgttatatctcaaatccttcatttcactgcctgggtagcaaaaaacaccacaggtccgtacctgtgtcgattttagtctcagaaaagcgccctgaatcattttggtattgtatctcaactactttatatcactgcctggatgccaaaaaacaccacaggtccgtacctgtgtggattttaggcttagaaaaaaatcCTGAAttgctttaacattttatctcaacaacttcattttaccactttgatgccaaaaaacaccacaggtccgtacctgtgtcgattttagtctcagaaaagcgccctgaatcattttggtattttatctcaactactttatctgactgcctggatgccaaaaaacaccacaggtccgtacctgtgttggttttagtgtgagaaaaggacccttactaactctagtgttatatctgaaatccttcatttcactgcctaggtggcaaaaacaccacaggtccgtacctgtgtcgattttaatctcagaaaagggccctgaatcattttggtattttatctcaactactttatttgactgcctgattgccaaaaaacaccacaggtctgtacgtctgtggattttaggcttagaaaaaacccatgaatcactttaacattttatctcaacaacttcaatttaccactttgatgccaagaaacaccacaggtccgtacctgtgtcgattttagtctcagaaaagcgccctgaatcattttggtattttatctcaactagtttatctgactgcctggatgccataaaacaccacaggtccgtacctgtgttggttttagggtgagaaaaggacccttactaactctagtgttatatctgaaatccttcatttcactgcctgggtaccaaaaaacaccacaggtccgttcctgtgtcaattttagtctcagaaaagcgccctgaatcattttggtattttatctcaactactttatttgactgcctgattgccaaaaaacaccacaggtccgtacctgtgttgattttagtctcagaaaagcaccctgaatcattttggtattttatctcaactactttatttgactgcctggatgccaaaaaacaccacaggtccgtacctgtgtggattttaggcttagaaaaaacccatgaatcaccttaacattttatctcattaacttcattttaccactttgatgccaaaaaacaccacaggtccgtacctgtgtcgattttagtctcagaaaagcgccctgaatcattttggtattttatctcaactactttaattgactgcctggatgccataaaacaccataggtccgtacctatgttgcttttagggtgagaaaaggacccttactaactctagtgttatatctgaaatccttcatttcactgcctaggtggcaaaaaacaccagaggtccatacctttgtcgattttagtctcagaaaagcaccctgaatcattttggtattgtatctcaactactttatttcactgcctggatgccaaaaaacaccacaggtccgtacctgtgtggattttaggcttagaaaaaaccctgaattactttaacattttatctcaacaacttcattttaccactttgatgccaaaaaacaccacaggtccgtacctgtgttgattttagtctcagaaaagcaccctgaatcattttggtattttatctcaac
This window of the Panulirus ornatus isolate Po-2019 chromosome 1, ASM3632096v1, whole genome shotgun sequence genome carries:
- the LOC139749370 gene encoding uncharacterized protein isoform X2, which gives rise to MVIEYTWVDEDYLHELCDPGGSDFDSNSSALVPQQVDGVSSTASGPTMGTATVCRHVRSLPVWTKEQRRLDARHMCRPDLRPPSANQVEERA
- the LOC139749370 gene encoding uncharacterized protein isoform X1, which gives rise to MIEERNLDILPQYTWVDEDYLHELCDPGGSDFDSNSSALVPQQVDGVSSTASGPTMGTATVCRHVRSLPVWTKEQRRLDARHMCRPDLRPPSANQVEERA